The Petrotoga olearia DSM 13574 genome contains the following window.
TTAAAACTCGCAACTAAATAAACAGAAGTAGCTTCTTTTGAGTATAAAAAAGAAGTATTTGCCGAAAAAGAAACAACAACAGAAAAAATTATCGTTATAAGGAAAACCAATTTTTTCATAAATATAACCCCCCAGATGAAAAGAAGTTTACAGGCTTGAGATAATGATCTTAAACCCTATTCACGAACCGTTTCTACTTTTTCTATTACCTTCTTACCCAAATTAACGTAGACATTAGTTAGCTCAGGGTTTCCAAAGTAAGCAACAGGTTTACCAGCATCCATGTTTTCCCTGACGGTTGAGTCCAAAGGAATTTGTACAAGTAATTCTAAATTATATTTTTCTGCTAAAACTCTCCCTCCACCTTCACCAAAAATGAAGTGCTTAGTTTTACAATTTGGACAGATGAAATAAGACATATTTTCAACTATCCCGATAATTTGTTTATTCATTTTTTCCACAAAATTAATAGCCCTCTCTACGTCGTCTTGAGAAACGACAGAAGGCGAAGTAACAATCAAAGCACCTTTAATCTTTTCCACGTTTTGGAAAACCGTTAGAGGCTCATCTCCAGTACCTGGGGGTGCATCAATAATTAGATAGTCCAATTCACCCCAAGCAACATCACCAATAAATTGCATTATAGCACCTGTTTTTAAAGGGCCTCTCCAGATAACTGCATCAT
Protein-coding sequences here:
- a CDS encoding Mrp/NBP35 family ATP-binding protein, which produces MANLQEQKEKVSKKLENIDNVIMVMSGKGGVGKTTVAVNLAVALTLEGRKVGLLDVDLHGPDVVRMLGGREAKVSALGEEILPPEVHGIKVISISQFLDKDNDAVIWRGPLKTGAIMQFIGDVAWGELDYLIIDAPPGTGDEPLTVFQNVEKIKGALIVTSPSVVSQDDVERAINFVEKMNKQIIGIVENMSYFICPNCKTKHFIFGEGGGRVLAEKYNLELLVQIPLDSTVRENMDAGKPVAYFGNPELTNVYVNLGKKVIEKVETVRE